A stretch of the Tachysurus fulvidraco isolate hzauxx_2018 chromosome 18, HZAU_PFXX_2.0, whole genome shotgun sequence genome encodes the following:
- the LOC113636374 gene encoding complement C3-like isoform X1: MHVDLLWLTAALLSFPVLTLCDPLNVLVAPNLLRVGTPEKVFVEVQDYNGGNIPVKISVKNYPKKTFELTSKSVVLTADKNYQAIVDITIPDNEDFFSEDPLEKQYVYLQADFSSKVLEKVVLVSFQSGYMFIQTDKSIYTPGTTVLCRIFSLTPDLQPVDKSVNIYMEFINPQGITVDRETLGLKEGTTRFSYYIPENAKSGIWTVATRYKNTPQKKFTAEFEVKEYVLPSFKVTLKPSTPYFYMDDKKLNVDITAKYLFGKNVNGAAFVVFGIKNDDTRTSLPASLTRVQIIDGNGRAELTKEMILRSFPDINQLVGSFLYISVSVITKTGSEIVEAQKEGIQIVTSPYTIQFKRTSKFFHPGMPFHVTVYVTNPDQSPAENVDVLIQPGEVNARTKTNGMAKAILNTQGGDRPLHITVRTSAQGIPNERQAENQMTAQPYATKGGSGNYLHLSVDAADLKIGDQLKINVIFKTAVANQDVTYLILSKGQIVQGHKFLRTGNLAATWSLPVTKDLLPSFRVVAYYHVGSSEVVSDSIWVDVIDTCMGTLTLDIKNRRKNTFKPNEEFKLTVTGDPKAKVGLVAVDKAVFVLNKNKLTQTKIWDIIEKHDTGCTAGSGKDSMGVFYDAGLLFESDKLGGTNERTAPECPTPLKRKRRAETLLQVTQTLSEFDDDDDEFISSDEIFSRTNFRESWMWKSIDLPDCEENIPCDKTSLTLESQYVLDSITTWQVLAISMSKTHGICVADPYEITVEKDFFVDLKLPYSAVRNEQLEIKAVLQNLSTEKMKVRVDFLETEHICSAASKKKKYRTTVTVEAKSTISIPYVIIPMELGKHYIEVQAVSSLRSDGVLKTLKVVSEGVLTELPEQNLELNPSKVPGGVQVVHLKTDIPPGMIPNSEAHTYITVAGEEVSQTIEQVISGEFMGRLIVQPHGSGEQNMIFMTLPLIATHYLDTTSQWERVGLHRRNEAIKHIQTGYAQELTFRKPDGSYGTWAHTPSSTWLTAYVAKVFALASDLVMINEDIFCSALKWLNLKSQMQDGSFKENAPVYHGEMVGGVRGKDADASLTAFVLIALQEGQHLCAKLVGSLQESSSKATEYLEKRLPSLTNPYAVAMSSYALANAGKFNKQRLLQFSSGDGAYWEVNRGHHLSLEATAYSVLALVKAKEFDAAGKAVNWLNRQSGPYGDHGSTQATILVFQAVAEYYKQVKVLQNTDLTVDVSVSGRTHKKKWIFYKNTAHLTRTDKVQLRQEVNVTATGTGAGVLKVTTLYYARPVEKKSDCKKFDLSVEMRQESKVSYLDAQESYEVIINIQFKDPERDATMCILDIGLLTGFVVDENDLKALTIGSDRYIQKFEMDKQLSERGSLIMYLDQVSHSFPDRIVFRVHKIYNVALLQPAAVSVYEYYSPGERCMKFYHPTKKDGALNRLCSDQKDLCQCAEENCSVQKKQKIGEEERENKACEAGMDYAYKVKLIKVDQNPNTDYYEMKIEDVLKGDSDPDVLDKIRTFMGHANCRQSFGFVEGKSYLIMGHSVDLPRIEGKLQYILGERTWIEYWPTSEEGQTKQYKETYIGISALSQMLKDFRCTT, translated from the exons ATGCATGTAGACCTGCTGTGGCTGACGGCAGCACTTCTATCTTTCCCGGTGCTTACACTATGTGATCCgct TAACGTGTTGGTGGCCCCGAACCTGCTGCGTGTGGGAACCCCTGAGAAAGTGTTTGTGGAAGTGCAGGATTATAATGGAGGTAACATCCCAGTGAAGATCAGTGTGAAGAACTACCCAAAGAAAACTTTCGAACTGACATCTAAATCAGTCGTCCTCACTGCTGATAAAAACTACCAGGCAATTGTAGACATAacg ATTCCTGACAATGAAGACTTCTTTAGTGAAGACCCACTGGAGAAGCAGTATGTGTATCTGCAGGCTGACTTTTCTTCCAAAGTGCTTGAGAAAGTGGTCTTAGTATCGTTTCAGTCTGGATACATGTTCATTCAGACAGACAAGAGCATCTACACACCTGGAACAACAG TTCTTTGCAGAATCTTCTCACTGACTCCTGATCTGCAGCCTGTTGACAAGAGTGTAAACATCTACATGGAATTCATA AATCCTCAAGGAATCACAGTTGACAGAGAAACATTAGGTCTTAAGGAAGGGACCACAAGATTTTCATACTACATCCCTGAAAATGCCAA ATCTGGAATATGGACTGTAGCAACACGATACAAAAACACCCCACAGAAGAAGTTCACTGCTGAATTTGAAGTTAAAGAATATG TTCTACCGAGCTTCAAGgtaacattaaaaccatcaaCACCTTATTTCTACATGGATGATAAGAAACTTAACGTTGATATAACTGCCAA GTACCTGtttggaaaaaatgtaaatggtgCTGCATTTGTGGTGTTTGGCATTAAGAATGATGACACTAGAACCAGTCTGCCTGCCTCTTTAACCAGAGTACAG ATCATTGATGGAAATGGACGTGCTGAGCTCACTAAAGAGATGATCCTACGCTCCTTCCCTGATATTAATCAACTGGTCGGAAGCTTTTTGTACATTTCTGTCAGTGTTATAACTAAGACTG GTAGTGAAATTGTTGAGGCACAGAAGGAGGGCATTCAAATTGTTACATCACCCTACACCATCCAGTTCAAGAGAACCTCAAAATTCTTCCATCCAGGAATGCCTTTCCATGTCACA GTTTATGTGACCAATCCGGACCAGTCACCTGCTGAAAATGTGGACGTACTGATCCAGCCTGGTGAAGTTAATGCTCGAACAAAGACTAACGGCATGGCCAAGGCCATTCTGAACACCCAGGGAGGAGATAGACCACTACATATCACT GTGAGAACCTCAGCCCAAGGTATACCAAATGAAAGACAAGCTGAAAACCAGATGACTGCCCAACCTTACGCCACCAAAGGAGGCTCTGGCAATTACCTACATTTAAGTGTAGATGCTGCAGATCTGAAAATCGGTGATCAGTTGAAAATCAATGTAATCTTCAAAACTGCTGTCGCCAATCAAGATGTAACTTATCTG ATCCTTAGTAAAGGGCAGATTGTACAAGGACACAAGTTTCTGAGAACAGGAAACCTGGCAGCTACTTGGTCTCTACCAGTCACCAAGGACCTGCTTCCCTCATTTCGAGTGGTTGCATATTACCACGTAGGATCCTCAGAAGTTGTGTCTGACTCCATCTGGGTCGACGTGATTGACACATGCATGGGAACG CTGACACTGGATATAAAAAATAGGAGAAAGAATACTTTTAAGCCTAATGAAGAATTTAAACTCACTGTTACCGGGGATCCAAAAGCCAAGGTTGGTCTGGTAGCTGTGGATAAAGCAGTCTTTGTCCTCAACAAGAACAAACTCACACAGACTAAG ATCTGGGACATTATTGAGAAGCATGACACTGGCTGTACAGCAGGCAGTGGGAAAGACAGTATGGGGGTTTTCTATGATGCAGGTCTACTGTTTGAGTCTGATAAATTAGGTGGCACCAATGAAAGAACAG ctCCTGAGTGTCCTACACCACTGAAGAGAAAACGGAGAGCAGAGACTCTACTACAGGTTACACAAACACTGA GTgaatttgatgatgatgatgatgaattcaTAAGCTCTGATGAAATTTTCTCTCGAACAAATTTCCGTGAGAGCTGGATGTGGAAGAGCATTGACCTGCCAGATTGTGAAGAAAACATTCCATG TGATAAAACAAGCCTCACCTTGGAGAGTCAATATGTCTTAGACTCTATTACTACCTGGCAAGTCCTAGCCATCAGTATGTCCAAGACCCATG GCATCTGTGTAGCTGATCCCTATGAAATAACAGTGGAAAAGGATTTCTTTGTAGATCTCAAGCTACCTTACTCAGCAGTTCGCAATGAACAACTAGAAATCAAGGCTGTTCTGCAAAACTTATCCACTGAGAAAATGAAG GTGCGAGTGGATTTCTTAGAGACAGAGCATATTTGTAGTGCAGCcagtaaaaagaagaaataccGTACAACAGTTACTGTTGAAGCCAAGTCCACCATTTCCATCCCTTATGTGATTATTCCCATGGAACTGGGGAAACATTACATAGAGGTGCAGGCTGTTAGTTCATTACGTAGTGATGGAGTTCTAAAAACCCTGAAGGTGGTG tcagaaggtgtgctAACTGAACTCCCAGAACAAAATTTGGAATTAAATCCCTCTAAAGTACCTG gtgGTGTTCAAGTTGTGCATCTGAAGACTGATATACCACCTGGGATGATTCCAAACTCTGAAGCACACACTTACATCACTGTGGCTG GTGAGGAGGTGAGTCAGACAATTGAGCAGGTCATAAGTGGAGAGTTTATGGGGCGCTTGATCGTCCAACCCCATGGCTCTGGAGAGCAAAACATGATCTTCATGACATTGCCTCTAATTGCCACACACTACTTAGATACCACCAGCCAGTGGGAAAGAGTTGGCCTGCACCGACGTAATGAGGCTATCAAGCATATCCAGACAG GATATGCACAAGAACTTACATTCCGTAAACCTGATGGTTCTTATGGTACATGGGCACATACACCTAGTAGCACATG GTTGACAGCATACGTGGCCAAAGTCTTTGCTCTGGCAAGTGACCTAGTCATGATAAATGAAGATATTTTTTGCAGCGCCCTCAAGTGGTTAAATCTGAAATCACAGATGCAAGATGGCTCATTTAAAGAAAATGCCCCAGTCTATCATGGAGAGATGGTT GGTGGTGTACGAGGTAAAGATGCTGATGCATCTCTGACAGCATTTGTCTTGATTGCCCTGCAAGAAGGACAACATCTTTGTGCTAAATTAGTTGGA AGTCTTCAAGAGTCTTCCAGTAAGGCCACTGAGTATCTGGAAAAAAGACTCCCCTCTTTGACCAATCCGTATGCAGTTGCGATGTCTTCATATGCCTTGGCCAATGCTGGCAAGTTTAACAAACAGCGTCTGCTTCAATTTTCCTCTGGAG ATGGTGCTTACTGGGAAGTTAACAGAGGACATCACTTATCACTGGAGGCAACAGCATATTCCGTGCTGGCTCTGGTAAAGGCAAAGGAATTTGATGCAGCAGGAAAAGCTGTTAATTGGCTCAATAGGCAGAGCGGTCCTTACGGGGATCATGGCTCCACCCAG GCAACCATACTGGTGTTCCAAGCAGTGGCTGAGTACTATAAACAAGTAAAAGTTCTTCAGAATACAGATCTGACTGTGGATGTGAGCGTCAGTGGCCgaactcataaaaaaaaatggattttctACAAGAACACTGCACATCTTACACGCACAGACAAG GTTCAGCTCAGGCAAGAGGTTAATGTTACTGCTACGGGAACTGGTGCTGGAGTTCTCAAA GTAACAACACTTTATTATGCTAGACCTGTAGAAAAGAAGAGCGACTGCAAAAAGTTTGATCTTTCTGTTGAAATGAGACAAGAATCAAAGG TATCTTACCTAGATGCCCAAGAAAGTTACGAGGTCATCATTAATATTCA ATTTAAGGATCCAGAAAGAGATGCCACTATGTGTATTTTAGATATCGGCTTGCTGACAGGATTTGTGGTGGATGAAAATGATCTTAAAGCA CTAACCATTGGAAGTGACAGATACATACAGAAGTTTGAGATGgacaaacagctttcagaaCGAGGCTCCCTCATCATGTATTTAGATCAG GTATCACACTCTTTCCCAGACAGGATTGTATTCAGAGTGCACAAGATATATAACGTTGCTTTGCTTCAGCCAGCTgctgtcagtgtgtatgagtacTACTCTCCAG GGGAACGCTGTATGAAGTTCTACCATCCTACAAAGAAAGATGGAGCCCTGAATAGATTGTGCAGTGACCAGAAAGATCTGTGCCAGTGTGCTGAAG AAAACTGTAGTGtccagaaaaaacagaaaattggTGAGGAAGAGCGAGAGAACAAAGCTTGTGAAGCTGGCATGGATTACG CTTATaaagtgaaattaattaaaGTGGACCAGAACCCAAACACAGATTATTATGAAATGAAGATTGAAGACGTCCTGAAAGGAG ATTCTGACCCTGATGTACTTGACAAAATAAGGACATTCATGGGTCATGCTAATTGCAGACAGTCTTTTGGATTTGTGGAAGGCAAGAGTTACCTCATCATGGGCCACAGTGTTGACCTACCGAGGATAGAGGGAAA GCTGCAGTACATCCTGGGTGAGCGGACTTGGATTGAATACTGGCCCACAAGCGAGGAAGGTCAAACTAAACAGTACAAAGAAACTTACATCGGCATTAGTGCACTGTCTCAAATGCTTAAGGACTTTAGATGCACTACATAa
- the LOC113636374 gene encoding complement C3-like isoform X2, which produces MHVDLLWLTAALLSFPVLTLCDPLNVLVAPNLLRVGTPEKVFVEVQDYNGGNIPVKISVKNYPKKTFELTSKSVVLTADKNYQAIVDITIPDNEDFFSEDPLEKQYVYLQADFSSKVLEKVVLVSFQSGYMFIQTDKSIYTPGTTVLCRIFSLTPDLQPVDKSVNIYMEFINPQGITVDRETLGLKEGTTRFSYYIPENAKSGIWTVATRYKNTPQKKFTAEFEVKEYVLPSFKVTLKPSTPYFYMDDKKLNVDITAKYLFGKNVNGAAFVVFGIKNDDTRTSLPASLTRVQIIDGNGRAELTKEMILRSFPDINQLVGSFLYISVSVITKTGSEIVEAQKEGIQIVTSPYTIQFKRTSKFFHPGMPFHVTVYVTNPDQSPAENVDVLIQPGEVNARTKTNGMAKAILNTQGGDRPLHITVRTSAQGIPNERQAENQMTAQPYATKGGSGNYLHLSVDAADLKIGDQLKINVIFKTAVANQDVTYLILSKGQIVQGHKFLRTGNLAATWSLPVTKDLLPSFRVVAYYHVGSSEVVSDSIWVDVIDTCMGTLTLDIKNRRKNTFKPNEEFKLTVTGDPKAKVGLVAVDKAVFVLNKNKLTQTKIWDIIEKHDTGCTAGSGKDSMGVFYDAGLLFESDKLGGTNERTAPECPTPLKRKRRAETLLQVTQTLSEFDDDDDEFISSDEIFSRTNFRESWMWKSIDLPDCEENIPCDKTSLTLESQYVLDSITTWQVLAISMSKTHGICVADPYEITVEKDFFVDLKLPYSAVRNEQLEIKAVLQNLSTEKMKVRVDFLETEHICSAASKKKKYRTTVTVEAKSTISIPYVIIPMELGKHYIEVQAVSSLRSDGVLKTLKVVSEGVLTELPEQNLELNPSKVPGGVQVVHLKTDIPPGMIPNSEAHTYITVAGEEVSQTIEQVISGEFMGRLIVQPHGSGEQNMIFMTLPLIATHYLDTTSQWERVGLHRRNEAIKHIQTGYAQELTFRKPDGSYGTWAHTPSSTWLTAYVAKVFALASDLVMINEDIFCSALKWLNLKSQMQDGSFKENAPVYHGEMVGGVRGKDADASLTAFVLIALQEGQHLCAKLVGSLQESSSKATEYLEKRLPSLTNPYAVAMSSYALANAGKFNKQRLLQFSSGDGAYWEVNRGHHLSLEATAYSVLALVKAKEFDAAGKAVNWLNRQSGPYGDHGSTQATILVFQAVAEYYKQVKVLQNTDLTVDVSVSGRTHKKKWIFYKNTAHLTRTDKVQLRQEVNVTATGTGAGVLKVTTLYYARPVEKKSDCKKFDLSVEMRQESKVSYLDAQESYEVIINIQFKDPERDATMCILDIGLLTGFVVDENDLKALTIGSDRYIQKFEMDKQLSERGSLIMYLDQVSHSFPDRIVFRVHKIYNVALLQPAAVSVYEYYSPGERCMKFYHPTKKDGALNRLCSDQKDLCQCAEENCSVQKKQKIGEEERENKACEAGMDYAYKVKLIKVDQNPNTDYYEMKIEDVLKGGTDPDVLDKIRTFMGHANCRQSFGFVEGKSYLIMGHSVDLPRIEGKLQYILGERTWIEYWPTSEEGQTKQYKETYIGISALSQMLKDFRCTT; this is translated from the exons ATGCATGTAGACCTGCTGTGGCTGACGGCAGCACTTCTATCTTTCCCGGTGCTTACACTATGTGATCCgct TAACGTGTTGGTGGCCCCGAACCTGCTGCGTGTGGGAACCCCTGAGAAAGTGTTTGTGGAAGTGCAGGATTATAATGGAGGTAACATCCCAGTGAAGATCAGTGTGAAGAACTACCCAAAGAAAACTTTCGAACTGACATCTAAATCAGTCGTCCTCACTGCTGATAAAAACTACCAGGCAATTGTAGACATAacg ATTCCTGACAATGAAGACTTCTTTAGTGAAGACCCACTGGAGAAGCAGTATGTGTATCTGCAGGCTGACTTTTCTTCCAAAGTGCTTGAGAAAGTGGTCTTAGTATCGTTTCAGTCTGGATACATGTTCATTCAGACAGACAAGAGCATCTACACACCTGGAACAACAG TTCTTTGCAGAATCTTCTCACTGACTCCTGATCTGCAGCCTGTTGACAAGAGTGTAAACATCTACATGGAATTCATA AATCCTCAAGGAATCACAGTTGACAGAGAAACATTAGGTCTTAAGGAAGGGACCACAAGATTTTCATACTACATCCCTGAAAATGCCAA ATCTGGAATATGGACTGTAGCAACACGATACAAAAACACCCCACAGAAGAAGTTCACTGCTGAATTTGAAGTTAAAGAATATG TTCTACCGAGCTTCAAGgtaacattaaaaccatcaaCACCTTATTTCTACATGGATGATAAGAAACTTAACGTTGATATAACTGCCAA GTACCTGtttggaaaaaatgtaaatggtgCTGCATTTGTGGTGTTTGGCATTAAGAATGATGACACTAGAACCAGTCTGCCTGCCTCTTTAACCAGAGTACAG ATCATTGATGGAAATGGACGTGCTGAGCTCACTAAAGAGATGATCCTACGCTCCTTCCCTGATATTAATCAACTGGTCGGAAGCTTTTTGTACATTTCTGTCAGTGTTATAACTAAGACTG GTAGTGAAATTGTTGAGGCACAGAAGGAGGGCATTCAAATTGTTACATCACCCTACACCATCCAGTTCAAGAGAACCTCAAAATTCTTCCATCCAGGAATGCCTTTCCATGTCACA GTTTATGTGACCAATCCGGACCAGTCACCTGCTGAAAATGTGGACGTACTGATCCAGCCTGGTGAAGTTAATGCTCGAACAAAGACTAACGGCATGGCCAAGGCCATTCTGAACACCCAGGGAGGAGATAGACCACTACATATCACT GTGAGAACCTCAGCCCAAGGTATACCAAATGAAAGACAAGCTGAAAACCAGATGACTGCCCAACCTTACGCCACCAAAGGAGGCTCTGGCAATTACCTACATTTAAGTGTAGATGCTGCAGATCTGAAAATCGGTGATCAGTTGAAAATCAATGTAATCTTCAAAACTGCTGTCGCCAATCAAGATGTAACTTATCTG ATCCTTAGTAAAGGGCAGATTGTACAAGGACACAAGTTTCTGAGAACAGGAAACCTGGCAGCTACTTGGTCTCTACCAGTCACCAAGGACCTGCTTCCCTCATTTCGAGTGGTTGCATATTACCACGTAGGATCCTCAGAAGTTGTGTCTGACTCCATCTGGGTCGACGTGATTGACACATGCATGGGAACG CTGACACTGGATATAAAAAATAGGAGAAAGAATACTTTTAAGCCTAATGAAGAATTTAAACTCACTGTTACCGGGGATCCAAAAGCCAAGGTTGGTCTGGTAGCTGTGGATAAAGCAGTCTTTGTCCTCAACAAGAACAAACTCACACAGACTAAG ATCTGGGACATTATTGAGAAGCATGACACTGGCTGTACAGCAGGCAGTGGGAAAGACAGTATGGGGGTTTTCTATGATGCAGGTCTACTGTTTGAGTCTGATAAATTAGGTGGCACCAATGAAAGAACAG ctCCTGAGTGTCCTACACCACTGAAGAGAAAACGGAGAGCAGAGACTCTACTACAGGTTACACAAACACTGA GTgaatttgatgatgatgatgatgaattcaTAAGCTCTGATGAAATTTTCTCTCGAACAAATTTCCGTGAGAGCTGGATGTGGAAGAGCATTGACCTGCCAGATTGTGAAGAAAACATTCCATG TGATAAAACAAGCCTCACCTTGGAGAGTCAATATGTCTTAGACTCTATTACTACCTGGCAAGTCCTAGCCATCAGTATGTCCAAGACCCATG GCATCTGTGTAGCTGATCCCTATGAAATAACAGTGGAAAAGGATTTCTTTGTAGATCTCAAGCTACCTTACTCAGCAGTTCGCAATGAACAACTAGAAATCAAGGCTGTTCTGCAAAACTTATCCACTGAGAAAATGAAG GTGCGAGTGGATTTCTTAGAGACAGAGCATATTTGTAGTGCAGCcagtaaaaagaagaaataccGTACAACAGTTACTGTTGAAGCCAAGTCCACCATTTCCATCCCTTATGTGATTATTCCCATGGAACTGGGGAAACATTACATAGAGGTGCAGGCTGTTAGTTCATTACGTAGTGATGGAGTTCTAAAAACCCTGAAGGTGGTG tcagaaggtgtgctAACTGAACTCCCAGAACAAAATTTGGAATTAAATCCCTCTAAAGTACCTG gtgGTGTTCAAGTTGTGCATCTGAAGACTGATATACCACCTGGGATGATTCCAAACTCTGAAGCACACACTTACATCACTGTGGCTG GTGAGGAGGTGAGTCAGACAATTGAGCAGGTCATAAGTGGAGAGTTTATGGGGCGCTTGATCGTCCAACCCCATGGCTCTGGAGAGCAAAACATGATCTTCATGACATTGCCTCTAATTGCCACACACTACTTAGATACCACCAGCCAGTGGGAAAGAGTTGGCCTGCACCGACGTAATGAGGCTATCAAGCATATCCAGACAG GATATGCACAAGAACTTACATTCCGTAAACCTGATGGTTCTTATGGTACATGGGCACATACACCTAGTAGCACATG GTTGACAGCATACGTGGCCAAAGTCTTTGCTCTGGCAAGTGACCTAGTCATGATAAATGAAGATATTTTTTGCAGCGCCCTCAAGTGGTTAAATCTGAAATCACAGATGCAAGATGGCTCATTTAAAGAAAATGCCCCAGTCTATCATGGAGAGATGGTT GGTGGTGTACGAGGTAAAGATGCTGATGCATCTCTGACAGCATTTGTCTTGATTGCCCTGCAAGAAGGACAACATCTTTGTGCTAAATTAGTTGGA AGTCTTCAAGAGTCTTCCAGTAAGGCCACTGAGTATCTGGAAAAAAGACTCCCCTCTTTGACCAATCCGTATGCAGTTGCGATGTCTTCATATGCCTTGGCCAATGCTGGCAAGTTTAACAAACAGCGTCTGCTTCAATTTTCCTCTGGAG ATGGTGCTTACTGGGAAGTTAACAGAGGACATCACTTATCACTGGAGGCAACAGCATATTCCGTGCTGGCTCTGGTAAAGGCAAAGGAATTTGATGCAGCAGGAAAAGCTGTTAATTGGCTCAATAGGCAGAGCGGTCCTTACGGGGATCATGGCTCCACCCAG GCAACCATACTGGTGTTCCAAGCAGTGGCTGAGTACTATAAACAAGTAAAAGTTCTTCAGAATACAGATCTGACTGTGGATGTGAGCGTCAGTGGCCgaactcataaaaaaaaatggattttctACAAGAACACTGCACATCTTACACGCACAGACAAG GTTCAGCTCAGGCAAGAGGTTAATGTTACTGCTACGGGAACTGGTGCTGGAGTTCTCAAA GTAACAACACTTTATTATGCTAGACCTGTAGAAAAGAAGAGCGACTGCAAAAAGTTTGATCTTTCTGTTGAAATGAGACAAGAATCAAAGG TATCTTACCTAGATGCCCAAGAAAGTTACGAGGTCATCATTAATATTCA ATTTAAGGATCCAGAAAGAGATGCCACTATGTGTATTTTAGATATCGGCTTGCTGACAGGATTTGTGGTGGATGAAAATGATCTTAAAGCA CTAACCATTGGAAGTGACAGATACATACAGAAGTTTGAGATGgacaaacagctttcagaaCGAGGCTCCCTCATCATGTATTTAGATCAG GTATCACACTCTTTCCCAGACAGGATTGTATTCAGAGTGCACAAGATATATAACGTTGCTTTGCTTCAGCCAGCTgctgtcagtgtgtatgagtacTACTCTCCAG GGGAACGCTGTATGAAGTTCTACCATCCTACAAAGAAAGATGGAGCCCTGAATAGATTGTGCAGTGACCAGAAAGATCTGTGCCAGTGTGCTGAAG AAAACTGTAGTGtccagaaaaaacagaaaattggTGAGGAAGAGCGAGAGAACAAAGCTTGTGAAGCTGGCATGGATTACG CTTATaaagtgaaattaattaaaGTGGACCAGAACCCAAACACAGATTATTATGAAATGAAGATTGAAGACGTCCTGAAAGGAGGTA CTGACCCTGATGTACTTGACAAAATAAGGACATTCATGGGTCATGCTAATTGCAGACAGTCTTTTGGATTTGTGGAAGGCAAGAGTTACCTCATCATGGGCCACAGTGTTGACCTACCGAGGATAGAGGGAAA GCTGCAGTACATCCTGGGTGAGCGGACTTGGATTGAATACTGGCCCACAAGCGAGGAAGGTCAAACTAAACAGTACAAAGAAACTTACATCGGCATTAGTGCACTGTCTCAAATGCTTAAGGACTTTAGATGCACTACATAa